TAACCATAAGGAGGTATTATGAGAGTTTACGAAACAATATTAATCACTAGGGCTAATCTAACAGATGATGCTTCAGAGTCAATTTACAATGAAGTTAAAGATTATCTAGAAAAAAATGATTGTCAAATATTAAAAGAGGAGAAATGGGGCAGAAAGAAATTAGCCTATGATATTGACAAGCAAAACGATGGAATATATTATTATATTAAATACATATCCTCAAAATATAGCATACCAAAAGAATTAGAAAGAAGATTAAATCTTA
The genomic region above belongs to Deferribacterota bacterium and contains:
- the rpsF gene encoding 30S ribosomal protein S6; protein product: MRVYETILITRANLTDDASESIYNEVKDYLEKNDCQILKEEKWGRKKLAYDIDKQNDGIYYYIKYISSKYSIPKELERRLNLNENILRFLTTRLNERKENLNIDKSDNQKEETTNIKEE